The following are encoded together in the Lactuca sativa cultivar Salinas chromosome 1, Lsat_Salinas_v11, whole genome shotgun sequence genome:
- the LOC111880148 gene encoding serine/threonine-protein phosphatase PP2A-2 catalytic subunit translates to MNVELASNTHGNLDEQISQLMECKPLTEPEVRTLCEKAKEILMDESNVQPVRSPVTICGDIHGQFHDLAELFRIGGKCPDTNYLFMGDYVDRGYYSVETVTLLVALKVRYPQRITILRGNHESRQITQVYGFYDECLRKYGNANVWKTFTDLFDYFPLTALVESEIFCLHGGLSPSIETLDSIRNFDRVQEVPHEGPMCDLLWSDPDDRCGWGISPRGAGYTFGQDISEQFNHTNNLKLIARAHQLVMEGFNWGHDQKVVTIFSAPNYCYRCGNMASILEVDDCKGHTFIQFEPAPRRGEPDVTRRTPDYFL, encoded by the exons ATGAATGTGGAGCTGGCTTCTAACACCCATGGGAATCTGGACGAGCAGATTTCACAGCTCATGGAGTGCAAACCCTTAACCGAACCTGAG GTTAGGACATTATGTGAGAAGGCGAAAGAGATACTAATGGATGAAAGCAACGTTCAG CCTGTAAGAAGCCCTGTTACTATCTGTGGTGACATTCATGGACAATTCCATGATCTTGCTGAACTTTTTCGTATTGGAGGAAAG TGTCCAGATACAAATTACTTGTTTATGGGTGATTATGTGGATCGAGGGTATTATTCTGTTGAAACTGTCACT CTCTTGGTGGCTCTGAAAGTAAGGTACCCTCAAAGAATTACAATTTTAAGAGGGAATCATGAAAGTCGACAG ATTACTCAAGTCTATGGGTTTTATGATGAATGCCTTCGAAA GTATGGCAATGCGaatgtttggaaaacatttacTGATCTTTTCGATTATTTCCCACTCACTGCATTG GTTGAATCAGAGATATTTTGTCTTCATGGAGGATTATCACCTTCAATTGAAACTCTTGATAGTATAAGAAATTTTGATCGTGTTCAAGAGGTCCCACATGAAGGTCCAATGTGTGACCTTCTTTGGTCTGACCCTGATGACCGTTGTGGTTGGGGCATTTCACCTCGTGGGGCCGGTTACACTTTTGGCCag GATATTTCAGAGCAATTTAACCACACCAACAACCTAAAGCTTATTGCTCGAGCCCATCAACTGGTGATGGAAGGATTCAACTGGGGACAT GATCAAAAGGTGGTGACTATCTTTAGTGCACCAAATTATTGTTACAGATGTGGGAATATGGCTTCTATCTTGGAGGTTGATGATTGCAAGGGTCACACATTTATCCAG TTTGAACCTGCTCCTAGGAGAGGGGAACCTGATGTAACCAGAAGGACACCCGATTACTTCCTTTAA
- the LOC111880158 gene encoding uncharacterized protein LOC111880158, with amino-acid sequence MGNESNPNKPHYDITMSRRTRKPHSRALFGEKVSALNDDDEDKQVGKQKGKKFIEIISEKEEDAECRSSLEEYFTEEDNQLQLVVKQHEKEVDGVNLKKMVSRCAKMWGHMIKIKGGSRKKRVLQLTM; translated from the coding sequence ATGGGAAACGAATCCAATCCAAACAAGCCCCATTATGACATAACCATGTCAAGAAGAACCCGAAAACCACATTCAAGAGCACTCTTTGGAGAGAAAGTGAGTGCTTTGAATGACGATGATGAAGACAAACAAGTTGGAAAGCAGAAGGGGAAAAAGTTCATAGAAATTATCAGTGAAAAGGAAGAGGATGCTGAATGCAGAAGCTCACTTGAGGAATATTTCACGGAGGAAGACAATCAACTTCAGTTGGTGGTGAAACAACATGAAAAGGAAGTTGATGGGGTAAATCTGAAGAAAATGGTGAGTCGTTGTGCCAAAATGTGGGGACATATGATTAAGATCAAAGGAGGATCTAGAAAAAAGCGTGTTCTTCAGCTTACCATGTGA